CTATTCACGCTTGTGTACGTGAGCGTGCACTACTGGGTTGCCGTGGCGTTCTCGGCAGAGCCGGTGCCCGGTGAAAAGATGCCCTCTGCCGTTGGTGAGGACAGCAACACGCAAAGGAGTGGCAGCGCTGACTCActtgcgtcgtcgtcgtcaagTGGCGGAGCAGACGTGGGCCCGCCGGCGGTGTGCCGCCCCGTACCGTATACCGTTCGCAGCGGCCGAAACATGACAACCATCGGCTTCTATGGCATGAACGGCTTCCTGTGCCCGGCGGGAAGCTATCGCGTTGTTGACGCTGTCGATGTCTACGACGCTGCAGGACACAGTAATGGGGTGTCGAGTGTCAcgaagacgctgctgcggcggcagcagacggTGCGGGTAGTTGATGCTTACACCTCCTTGGCCTTTTCGTACGCTGACTCGACGCTGCAGACACTGCTGAGTCAGCGAACGGAGTACTTGCTGCCGTggcacgccctcctcacGTTTACCGTGATCTACTTTTTTGCCTCCGCCGTCTACTCCGGCCTTGCCCTGTGCGGGGATACCATACTGCCGTCTTTGGTGATTGGCGCGGCGATCGGCCGCTGCATcggagcggcggtgcactCGGTAGCAGTTGCGCACAGCACGGATGCGGCCACGTGGGCAGACCCTGGTGTGTTTGCGCTCTTTGGCGCCGGCAGCTTTGTGAGTGCCACATCGGGTCTCAGCTTCGGTATCGGGGCTATCCTCATCGAGTGCACGGCTGACTTCCGTCATCTGTTACCACTCATGTTTGCGATCGCCGTGGCTCgacgcgtgctgctgcggtgggcCCGGGACGTGCACACAGTGTATCTTGAGGCCCGTGCAGTCCCGCTGCTTAATGCGGAGTCGTACCTGGAGCGGTACAGCCTTCTGGACGCGCGGCATGTGATGCATTCTCCGGTGGTCACCCTCCCCGTTGTCTGCACCCTCGATGAcgttgcgcgcgcgctgcacagcACGACGCACCACGGCTTTCCCGTCGTTTCCATCAACGACAGGACCTTCAAGGGGGTCGTCACGCGAGCGCAGCTGAAGCTACTGCTGTGGTACATCATCATGACCGATGGGCGCACAAACCACTGCACCTACGACGTCATGCAACGCGTCGAGGACCACGTATTCCACAGCGGCTGGGAAGGCGTCGACCCGACGCAGCTTCTGAGGCGAGAGCGGTTGCCTACTGATCAAATTTCGCTGTATCCGTACGTGGACACGTCCGCCTTCACGGTGCTTGAcacggctgcgctgccacgcacCTACGAGATGTTCACAACGCTGGGTCTGCGTCACCTTGTCGTGGTCGACCGCAGTAACTGTCCCGTCGGCATGATTACGCGCAAGGACCTCGTCAGTGATAATCTTTCAGCCGTATTGGAGTCGCAAGACGCACCGGCACCCGCCGGCGGCcgcacgccgtcggcggtgctCGCGGCGGCCTTGGCTTGCCTGCGGAAACCCTTTCATCCGACCCCCGCCCAGGTGACGGAGGTGGCGCGGCAGTCGTCGACGCGGAACCTGGATGGGCCATCGCCACTGCACCGGCATCATTACGGCCAAGATCGGGAACCAGAGCCGTCAACTCatacccctcctcccctccatTCCCGCGAAGCGAACTTTGCCCAAGTCGTTCGACGCGTCTCGCTCCTTCGAGTGCCCAGCCCATTTCCTCCATCCACCCGAAACCAGCTTTGAAGAaaaacgtttttttttcttttgatGATGCGCCCAATCCTTGTGTTCCTCATGCTTCTTGCACGGTCGTCGCCGtttgtgtgtgagtgtgtgtgtgtggtctgGTTCAGTGTTATTGCGCATGTTTactactgctgctgttttttttttgtttggttgGTTGGTTGGTTCTAAGCCTCGTCACTTCCCGGAATTTGCGAAAGGTCGCCCtggcaagcacacacacacacacaactcTCGCGTGCACCTCGATGACGGCTTCTTCGGCAGGGTGCAAGCGGCTGAGTCGGCACATAGGATCCTCCCTGGGTTCCTACCTCGAccgtcctctctctctttctccctttcATCCTGCTGCCCCCTTCGAATCCAGTCGGTGGTCAGCCCTCCCGTCGACCCCGTACTCGCCCGCCGCCCCGcgtccgcctctctctctctctcgctcttttccCGCACAATGCACACAGATCATCTCAGGCGTACTCTCCACTGTGATCTCCCTTCTCGTTTCTCCTTCCCGTGCATTTCGCCCTTTGCCTTTGTTTTGTGGGCACGTTGTCTTCTGCACACCATACGTCGCGCGGTgcatgcgctcctcctcgtccgctTCTCGACGGCACCGCTTCATCGCCGCACCCGCGGTAGCCCCCCTCACTTTCCCTCTGTCcttctctcacacacacccacTCAGGGTCGACATCACGTGAGACGCTCTTGCACGGCGCACGCTCTCTCCCCCATTCTCTACTACAGGCACTTTTTGCTGTCGTCGTTGCTTACGTGTTttgctcccctccccttccccccccccaaattCCAGGATGTCTCGTGTGTCGAACAAGATTAGCGGCGGCAGGGCGTGCCAGACAGTGATCGATCACGGCTACTACCTGAAGCCCATGACGGGCAATCCGTACCTGTGCACTCAGCACGACGGCGTCACGACGGCCTACCAGCAAGGCTTCGCTCCCAAGGACGCCCACTGGCTGTACCGCTTTCGCTACAATCTGCTGCCGCAGGGTATGTCAGGCGGCTTCTTCTCCCGAAACCCGTACGGTCGCTACGTGCACTGGCTGGAGGTAAGCACGATTGAGAAGATGCGCCTGCAGATGCTGACCATGGAATCCGTGCCGTGCTCGGTTGTGTCCGTCATTCTGCTGGTCTTCACCATGTGGCACTCCTACCGACTTGCCTTCCTGCACCCAGACATCACCCTCTACAACTTGGGTCTGTGGCCCACCAAGCCGTGggtacagcagcagcgcttcaaCAAGAAGAAGGAGTTTGATCAAGATGTGTACCGCTGGGTGTGCCGCGCGCCGGAATTCATGATAGACGACCCGATCCGCGACATGTACAAGATGGGCATTGCCGCCAACGACCCAGTCCTCGCCATGGCCAAGGAGCAGGGAGTGGCAAGCCAGATGACCATGGCCCAGGCCGAGTACacatcggcggcgccggacATTCGCCGCGTCATTGCCAACGCCCGCAAGGACGTCGAGCGCAGTACACAGTCGAGCACAGCGACGAGCGCCATGATAGGCGTGTAGGCCATCTAAAGATTCGTTTTAAAGTAAGCAAACAAGATGAAGGAGGGGCACAAGAGGGACAACAGATGGTAGAAAAAGGGGGCGTTACAGTCTTCTGTGAGGCGCGCGCAACCGACAACAACTGCATGAGGCACACAAACCTTGCACGACAGTGATGGCAAATACGAAACGGGTGGGACGGGGGGATATGAGCCAAAAAAGAAGACTGGAAAGGAAGGGCATCAAGAGAAGTGGAAAGTTCACtcgcacccctcccccactccctcaACCCTCTAAACGGGAGCAGTAGATCTAGCGCTCGCAAGGCAGTGGTGTGTTTTCGGCTGCCTCCACCGCGCTCTTCTCTCAATCTCTGTCACGTGTCTCACACCTAGCTTTCCCCGCTCCGATTCGCCCTTTCACGAGCAACTAAAAGGAGAGCAAGTAACGGTGGACTTGCGGCCCTGCTCCTCATGCCTGAGCTCAAGCGACCTCGTGTGGTGTTCTCTCTCCGAATCCCACAGattcgtttttgttgttttccgCCTTCTCGTGCGCAACGAGCTTTGCCCTGGGCACACGTTTCTATTGTttgtcgtcctcctcccccctcacaccTTCacttccctctttcttccgATTTATCCAGTGCATGGGAAGCTGTCtctgcgtttgtgtgtgtgtgtgtggtgtgtgcgttcgAGTGCCTGTAGACTTTTTCTTatcttgtgtgtttgtttgttcGCCTCTGGATTTGTGTATCTCCAATGCCATATTCGGTggctccctctcctcccttcttctctctttctcagTTGTTTCTTCCACTTCATCCCGGAGGCTCATGCCAAGGGCGGGGGCGCGCGACGCTATGAGAATGTccccgttttttttcttgtctttcttttgcttctcgtgcccctccctctcttcccctccctgtGCCCTTGCCGCGTCTACACTGTCGCTGTGGGCTTCCGCAAACGAACGCGGTCGGGGGAGCCTTGAGCGAAGGAGAGATActcggtgcgcacgcgcacccgcgTAGAGGGGTGCATAGGCGCTTGTACtcagacagacaggcacTTGTCCTCACGCTTAAATTTTCGTGTTTTGAGTTGCGTCAAGGTTCTCACTGGCGAGCGCGCATCGCGATATTAGCCCAGAGAAGTGTTGCATGTGTGTTTCGAGCAGATGCAGCAGCCCTCGTCCTCTTTCTTTACTTGCCCAAGACGGCGCACTGCCCTTTGCCGACGATGCCTGCCGCTGTCGTGCCGTTTTGCCGCCGCACGTTTTCTTCGGCAacgtcttctttttgttgttcgtTGATGTCGCGTTTCCCTATGTATTGCCGTCTATTtcgcagtgtgtgtgtgtggtggtggtggcatgCTGTCCTCATCGTGATTTTCCTGAGCGTCCCGACATCCTTCGTGCGTGCTGCAGGCGAGCTGCACACTTGCCTTCTCCACCCTTCGcgtcctccttcctcctccacatcGAAGGTCACGGGAGCTCCGCTCCTCGCCGCGTGTCTTCAGAACGTCCCGGAAAGAAACTAGAGCCGAGAGCGCGGGAGAGGCATTCCTCTTGCAGATCAACCACAAAAAGGTTTGACAGGTCGGCAAGAGCTCATCGATTCCATCTACGTGTGCGCAGAATCCTGCagccctcgtcgtcgcccacCTGAGGACGCCGTAAATGGTAGCGACCtttgtgtgcacgtgttCAGGTTTATGCACCCTTGAGGCCGTTTCGCTCGCTGTGCACGCGAAGTTGATAGACGCATCCAAAATGCTGGGGAACGAATGCGCGCAAGGTGGGCACCCATAGATTACCTGACGGTGGGCTGTCGACGAACCCGCTTGTGCCCTTTCCCACTTACcgcacggcaccgcagcggccagTAAACGTGCGCCCATACGTTGGCGGGCGTGCGTGAGCGTGAGTGGAGGTGCTGGGGCAGACGCCTTTGGCTGGCTCTGACCGAAAGAAAGCATATGCCTTACTGATAGGGGTGGCCGTCGGCGAGAAAATCGAGAAGATGATGCGCACAAAGTGGATGATAGGGAAGCGGCATTATTATACGCTGCGGTTTGAAAGCACACGATCACCGGCGAAACATAAAGAGCGGAAGGAAAGGAGACGATGGGGAAGGACAGACGCGACGGTGGCCGAGGCCGCgcggagaaaaagagagaagaaggcaGATGGCGTCCCGCgttcttcttcctttttcgCTTCTGTGCGTGTCCCACATAGATATGACGCTACGAACGCAGCTCGCACGCCTTGCGGGGCGGTCGGCACTAGTGCacgaccccctcccctccccgagCCCTGCACTGGTGTGTAGTTCACTGTGTGTTCGCCTTGTCACACTAGTGCTGGAAGATGGCCCGGACCTATCGTGTGCTCTCGAGTCGTCCTATGTtggtatgcgtgtgtgcgcgcgtagAAACGTTTatgtcttctttttgttttccctgCGACGGGGTGTCCTGTGCACCGAAGCGCAGTGAGGCAACCATGATCCGACGAACAACAGCACACAAAAGGGAGCCATGAGACGTCGGCGTTGGCGGTACCgcttgcgtgtgcatgcgtgcacatGGATGGCAGAGCTCACCTTCTCCGGGCGGTTATGTTGTTGTTCGTGTTGCACGCTCTTCGATTTCTAACGGGGCTGCATGCTCTTGAAGGCATacaaaggagagagaagcaaaaaaGAAGAACGTTCTGTGGTGAAGGGTTGTCAGTGATGTGATCCAGCGCAACGTATGTGGCGGAAGGAAACGAAGGCgtctcgtgcgtgtgtgtgtgtgcgcgcgcgcgatcATCGTCAGCGATATGCTCTTGGCAATGTTGTTGATGTTGGCGTATTCGATGACAGTGTCGGTGTCTGTAATCGACTTTGGCCTGTTTGGTTTGAAGATCTGCTGACGCGTGCATGAAAGAATATATAGCGCACATGTTTGTGTCCTGGAGAGGAGTTGCGCGATTCTGGACACTTCTCTCTTTAGGTGATgtgtctttttttcttgtacCTCGCGCTGCTACCCTGAtgacggggggggggggggcacactTCTGTGCGTCGTACTGCCGCACGGCCAATTGCACCCCCACTCCCTCGGAAAGCCTTGCAGctcccgccccccccccgctaTGTCCCTGTAAAACGTCGAACCTCACTTCCAGTCATAGCAGGGACAAGTGCCTACGGCATAGGGAActcagagcgatgcatcgctgtcGATGGCGGCGGTTAGGTCCTGGGCGACGTGGCGTCGGAGTGACTtgcgacagtgaacacgtTTGTACCAGCCCATATGGCAAGCGAAGTGTCAGCGTGACTCAAGTGTACCCCACACCCGGCTctcgcactgcccactggtgcgGGGAAGCATGAGTCCCCCCGCGAGAGGGAGATGCTCCAGGGGTGGCGACCAGCATGATGAGGGaacggctgcgaggcgacctgcggggTGAGGAACGGGCGGGTAGGGCTGGAGGGCGGGGGCCGCGCCCCATATGGCcgagccggcgcagctggtgtgatgcgtgcgtgtctttgGCATGCTTCGCACCACACCGGTGGGGGCCTGAGGCAGGGCAGGGGTAGCGTGGGGTTGAGCTCGTGTTGTGTATGGCAGAGAATGCCAAAACCTTGAAGAAACAAGAACTCTCGCTGTTGATAATAAATcttctcatttttttttgctgcgCATGTCGTGTATGAAGGATGTGTCGCGGAggccgcgcacgccgcgTCAGCGGCTTCTGCGTTTTTGGTGTGTAGGCATGTCTGTCTCGGTGATGGTGTAGCATGGCGTGtttggtgcgtgtgcgtcgctgGACATACTATTCTTTGTAGGAATTAGTAGGAGATAAATATACGCTTCGTGTGTATGAATGCATGTCTTTCGTTTTATTTTGTTTGCCATGATTTTCTATTCGTTCGAAGTGGAAATCGAAAAGCCAAGTCTCCAGAAAGCACGTGTTTTTGGCATAGgcggtgggaggagggggctgAGGATGTGCGTCGACAAGTGTGGGACGATGCGATGCCGTTTTGCACAGCCTTCATAACGTCTCCGCCTTGGCGAGCTGAGCAAAACAAATGCGAAACGGAAGTCTTTTGTGTTGCCCCGTGCAATGCAAAGGCAAGAGCCGATTCGGCGGTGTCAGTTGCGCGGGCACGAGCGAGCGCATGTGTCAGGCGCGCATTCCCCGCCCaccctttctctttctcgctgCTTTAGGTGCTGTGAGCTCTttgccacggcagcggcaacgttCGTGCGAGAACGTTCTACCccctctgtgtctgtgtgtgtgtggtttcATTCCGCTCAAAGTCCTTCATCTTTCCTGAATGGCTTCACctttcccccacccccacccgcctccagcagcgtaCCTAGGCCCCGCTTGCCCTCTGACTGTGCCAACCCACCTCGTGGCTGTTTTTGAGGGGTGTCCTGAGCGCCCTACAATGTCTGCTGAATCACAGCGTGTCGTTTACGGCGCGACGTTCGACATCCCGTACGCCATCGGCAGTGTCTCGGTTCCACTCGAAGCCCTTGGCGCATCCTCACCGTCACGAGTAGGAGTGCAGGACGCGCGTGGGGCCGGCCCGTCCCCGTCCCCCtcgcgccgtcgcggtgTCAGCTCCGGCAACATCAGCTCCGTGCGTCGATGCACGCACCACCGGTACTGCTACGtccgcgacggcagcgagctCTTGCAGGACGCCTTCTATCGGTggttggagcagcagcggcaagagcACCGGGAAGGCACCCATGCAAGTAGCACGGGCGGTCCCCCGCATGAGTCCTCCGGAGGACCGTTGACTCCTGCGACCGACTCAGCATCCTCCACCAATGCCCCCTCATCGGCACCGCCCGATGCGCCGAGTAGTCCCTCGCTCTTTTACGCCTCCGTGAAGTGCGTGGTGTTTGTGCTGCCAAATAGCTTTCCCCGTCCCCGCCGTGTTCTGCGGCGCCCGCCCTTCATCATCGAGGACGACACCTGGGCAGAGCATGTTGTGGAGGTACAACTGCACTTCTGGCCGCATCTCAAGATCCCGCCCGCCACGGTCGTGCATCAGGCTCTGCTGGAGCGTCGCGTTTTgactgcgccaccgccttaTCAGAGTGGCGCTGTGTCgcctgcggcgccgacggaAGATTTGCGCGAGGTGtgggtgccgcagctgttgGCGAGAACCTATGGCAAGCCGAAGTTGCTATCGGTAGCCACAAATGTGGCGGTGCCTGCACCGGCCCGTCGTGCGACCGCACCTGCACCAGGCACTGCCAAAGCTGCCAGTCGTGTGGTTGTCGTGGCTGAGAAGGTCGACACCCTTCACTTGTATCACCCTTCTCTCGACGTGATCCGACACATTCGGGCGGTGCTCGCCATGTCGCGGATGCCCATtctggaggcggtgcgcgacgCCTTCGACGCAACGTACTCGGCGCAGCCTTCTACGAATGCGGATGGCAACAGCCACGGTGCGCGCTCTCCCACACCCACtgacgcggcggcaacgtCTAGGGCTGCCGAGGACTCGTCGCTCTTAACGCCGTTCGCGCATTCGTGGTCGCTTCCATTTGAGGATATCATCGCTGAGTACGCGGAGCAGCGGGCGTCGAcgtcggtggcggtgcttcaAGCGGTATTGGAGAAGCTGAAGCGTGAGCGgcaggagatggagaagTCTTGCGAGCGGTCCATGGAGGAGATTGCGGAGCTGGCCACCGTCGTACTCCCCACCCAACTAGAACGGGTGCACATGCGGTGTATGAAGCTGCACAAGAAGGAGTAGGTGAGCTGCGTCGTAGGCTGTGCCTCTTTGCTTCTCCTTCAccgcaccctcctcctctcttcggCTGGGGATGAGGCGGGGTGACAGAGATGTACTCGCCAACTGATCCAATGCGGGTTTGGTGTTTCGATCCATTTTGCGTGGGTACACCAGAATGAAGGCTGGGTCTGCGCGCGCCCCTTTGGCAAAGGaggtgcgtgcctgtgtgtgtgtgtgtgtgtgcgtgtgtgcgtgcaccaCAGCGATGCCGGTCTTTTGTCGCTGcggcccccttcctctttgtTATTCGTTCACCCGTCTGTCCCGTGTGACAGTCGCCTGCTCACAAGCAACCCACGGGAAAACAGAAATTTGAAACTAAAGCAAAAGGAAAGCGCGCGAGGCATTTTGACTCGCGCGCTCTCACGCCTCCCGCCAGCGCAAGTGCTTCTGCCGTCATGCGCGTGAGAAGCGGCGTTGCATCCCATATGGCTGAGCACCAAAGGGTATCGATGTACAAGTGAGATGTGAAGAGAGCACCACCAGGAGtcagacacgcacagagagagaagaaatTGATGTCATGTaggggcgtgtgtgctgtgcaTCAGGTGGAGGTTGAAAACGTTGTctgtgcgttttttttttggaaaCGACGCCTCATCCTTTGGCCTTTGCcttcacacacgcacacatgcacacatgcagtctctccctttcttaCCTTCCCCACGCCACCCTATTCCTTACTCCTGGCCCTCTTTCGTCCTTCCCTGCCGGTACATCATCTTCATATCCACACAAATACATGTGTATAATATGCTGGCGCAAATGTGATATCAACATAGC
This genomic stretch from Leishmania infantum JPCM5 genome chromosome 33 harbors:
- a CDS encoding putative chloride channel protein; this translates as MNANHAPLSEERDSNRAAAPETSNRTQREQQSQPRLYAPLFSLLNPIEDSAAAADVRGRGDALRERSDRASAEAPLLGSRAPSRSPHLPASQEEGAHRNASASCASRCWAALRCLCHNIRVGCAREVPPAAKPRRFSPLDRSKMTRYESVDTYEAESMLYKDHLETRSHEPRWFMWVFVVVLGVATSALSVGMMTLLHVLNSVRYELFGFGLRGFTFADAQRYPNVSKASPAHVTGSGGHGTACTTSSLDVWAMLRGYSVGLYGIASPRWYWSGYLLWVAFAVCTSAIASGVCYLVPQSVGSGIPEVRAFLNGVSYPMMRSTRVLVAKTVAVVFTVASGVCTDHYGHLMLAGAMLGSQLLQRRHGIRCYHVHFVDCFRNPRDRRTVLVIGAAAGIAAAFCVSVGGLLVILELLSAVFPVRFALYVFAACLLSTLSTQVYWSYCMNFDSPYRLHGGLLLREVVVLFRSHLPFGQHAVMNLIAFIPAFVIGLCSGACAVGFVRLSWVALYCRRLLEVRLRTKAIRYVLPILFTLVYVSVHYWVAVAFSAEPVPGEKMPSAVGEDSNTQRSGSADSLASSSSSGGADVGPPAVCRPVPYTVRSGRNMTTIGFYGMNGFLCPAGSYRVVDAVDVYDAAGHSNGVSSVTKTLLRRQQTVRVVDAYTSLAFSYADSTLQTLLSQRTEYLLPWHALLTFTVIYFFASAVYSGLALCGDTILPSLVIGAAIGRCIGAAVHSVAVAHSTDAATWADPGVFALFGAGSFVSATSGLSFGIGAILIECTADFRHLLPLMFAIAVARRVLLRWARDVHTVYLEARAVPLLNAESYLERYSLLDARHVMHSPVVTLPVVCTLDDVARALHSTTHHGFPVVSINDRTFKGVVTRAQLKLLLWYIIMTDGRTNHCTYDVMQRVEDHVFHSGWEGVDPTQLLRRERLPTDQISLYPYVDTSAFTVLDTAALPRTYEMFTTLGLRHLVVVDRSNCPVGMITRKDLVSDNLSAVLESQDAPAPAGGRTPSAVLAAALACLRKPFHPTPAQVTEVARQSSTRNLDGPSPLHRHHYGQDREPEPSTHTPPPLHSREANFAQVVRRVSLLRVPSPFPPSTRNQL